DNA sequence from the Treponema sp. OMZ 838 genome:
AAGGTATGCGTAGATATTTTATTGCAGGTAACTGGAAAATGCACAAAACAAAGGGAGAAGCCGTAGATTTGGCAAAAGGTGTGGTAGAGGCTGTCAAAGGCGGAAAGCACAAATACATGATTGCTCCTTCCTTTACCGCCCTTGATGCCGTTTCTCAGGTAGTAAAAGGGACGAATATTTTGCTTGGTGCGCAGAATATGAGTACTGATGAGCAAGGCGCTCATACCGGAGAAGTGTCCGTATTGCAGCTTAAAGACCTTGGTGTACAGGTTGTTATTCTCGGCCATTCGGAACGGCGTCATATTTACGGCGAAACCGATACGATGATCAACAAAAAGGTTCGGCTTGCATTGCAGCACGGGCTTGAAGTGATCCTTTGCATCGGCGAATTGCTGGAAGAACGCGAAGCAGGTCATGCGGAATCTGTTTGTGCGTCACAAACCGAAAAAGGATTGGAAGGCGTAACCGCGCAAGAACTGGCACGGGTAACCATTGCGTATGAGCCGGTCTGGGCAATCGGTACCGGAAAAACGGCGACCCCGGAGGATGCCGATGCGATTCATGCACATATCAGATCCGTCATTGCGAAGCTATACGGAAAGGCTGCTGCCGATGCAATGGTCATTCAGTATGGCGGTTCGATGAAGGCTGAAAATGCCAAGGCCTTACTTGCAAAAGAAAATATCGACGGAGGCTTAATCGGCGGTGCCGCACTTAAAGCAGACACCTTTGCTCCGATCGCTCTATGTGAATAACGCGGAACAAGGCAACCGTACCGCTACTATTTTCAAACGGTTGCTTTCTTTTTCATTCGAAATTTTGTTAAAAATTTCGAATGGTTTATTTTAGAAGAAGGGCAACCGCATCAGGTAGGATAGATAAAAATCGCGGAAAAATTGAGACTATGAGACCATTTGAACCGCGAAGAGGTTCAACTCTGGTCGAATAGTCTCAATTTTTCCGCGGGCTTGTTAAAAAAAAGCCTGATGCGGTTGCCCTGAACAGTTGATATTGCAAAGAACGATTTTTCCGTATATACTAAACTTGTTTATTACTTTATAGGAGGATCTATAATGAACAAGAAAATACTTGCGCTGTGCGCATTTATGTTGCTCGCTGTTGTCCTGTCTGCGCAGACCATACAGCCTAAAAAGCAAAAAATAAAGGTTGAAGGGCGTGCAAATGCCAACCTTTATATGACCGAAATTTATAAGACCGACAACTGGGCGGAATACTATTGCGTATATGAAGAAGATAAGAACACTTTTGACGAAAATGAAGCTGAAAAGGTCATGTATGAATTCTTTTCAAATTACAAACGGGATAAAGGTTTTTCTTCCGTCGAAGTTGAAGATTTGAAAGGCGCTACCACCGGTAAGACAGTAACAACGATGGAAAAACGCGTTATTTTCCGTCACGTAAACAAACGGTAAACAGACGAAAACCTCTAAAACTGTGAGGTTTTAGAGGTTGCCTTTAGCCTTATGTGCATTTAGAGTGCTTTTATAGTGTGATTAATGAACTTTTGAAACGCTGATTGATCCTGCAATGGGTTAATCGGCGTTTTCTTTTACGGAGGTACAATAGAATGAAACCTACATTATTGGTTTTAGCAGGAGGAATGGGGAGCCGTTACGGCGGTGTTAAGCAAATAGATGCGGTGGGGATGCATAATGAAACATTACTGGATTATGCAGTTTATGATGCTATGCATAACGGTTTCGGAAAAGTAGTATTTGTTATTCGAAAAGATATTGAAACCGATTTCCGCGCCCGTTTATTTGACCGGATTGCGCGTAATTGTGATGCAGAATACCTGTTTCAATCCATTGATTCACTGATCGATCCTAAAGAACTCCCGCAAACGGTAAACCGTAAAAAACCGTGGGGTACCATTCACGCCGTACTGTGTGCGGAGAATTCCATTAAAACGCCCTTTGCCATTATCAATGCAGACGACTATTACGGACGCAAGGCATATAAAACGATGGCTGAGCATTTATCGGTATTGGATACTCATTCTCCCAATCATGCGATGGTCGGTTATATTCTGGAGAATACGATGAGCGAATCCGGTTCCGTATCTCGGGGAGTATGCAACGTTGAGAACGGAATGCTGGTTTCTATGAAGGAACATACCAAGATTTCTTACGGTGAAGAAAACGGTAAACGGGTAATACTTTCTCAGCTTGAAAATGGAGTAATACATCTGACCGGCAAAGAAACCGTTTCTATGAATCTCTTCGGCTTTAGTCTGAAAGCATTTGAAGGTTTCCATGCATTCTTTGAAGAGTTTATTAAAAAGAATATCGCAAGCGAAAAAGCCGAATGCCTCTTACCGGAAGGAGCGAGTATGCTGGTTACGAAGGGGCTCGGTACAATCAAATGTTATACCACCGATGAACGCTGGTTCGGTATGACCTATCCCGAAGATCGCGAAATCGTGAAAAAAGAAATAGCGCAAAAAATTACAGAAAACTATTATCCCGAATTCTTGTGGAAATAAAATAAGTTTAAATATTGATCGTATTTAAACCGATTTTCTTAACACTTTTGTAAGTTATTGTTTTATAATAACTTACAAAAGCGTTTTTTTATTTCATGTTGATGTGTTATGTTATTTTTCTTACAACCGGAGATATCGGAAACGATTTTTCTACGGATTTGTATATAAAAATATGTGCAGATGTTCAGCTTTCGGTATGCCGATATTGCTGCAGTAACTCAAGCTCTCTCCAATAAATATTACCACCATAAGTAACTTGCTGTTGACAGTATTAAATAAACGAGCTATGGTAGACACCTACGGCGGTGTATATGGTAGAGTTGAAAAATCTTAATAAAACATATTATCTTGCGAACCACACGGTTGAAGCAATTAAAGATGTATCGCTTACTGTAAATGACGGTGAGGTCTTCGGTGTTATCGGTTATTCCGGAGCCGGAAAGTCCTCCCTGGTGCGGTGTATCAACTTGCTCGAAGTGCCGGACAGCGGAACGATTACGGTAAACGGTACTGCCGTTACATGGGAAGAAAACGGAGCCTTTAAGCGTCTTTCAAACCATGATATGAAACAGGTACGGAAAAAGATAGGTATGATTTTTCAGCATTTTAATTTGCTGGATCGGTCTACCGTTTTTGATAATATTGCATATCCGCTCAAGTATTCGGGATTGTCTAAGGAACGAATACGGGATCGTGTACATGAGTTACTCGAACTGGTCGATCTTACCGATAAAATACGGGCATATCCCGCTCAACTGTCGGGCGGACAGAAACAACGGGTTGCTATTGCCCGCGCCCTTGCCAATAATCCGAGTTTACTGCTTTCGGATGAGGCAACGAGCGCCCTCGATCCTGAAGCAACCGAATCGATTTTAAGCCTGCTAAAAACGCTGAATAAAAAGCTGAATCTTACCATTATCCTTATTACCCATGAAATGGCGGTGATTAAATCTATTTGTCATAAAGTTGCCGTGATGGAAAAAGGAAGGGTTGTTGAACAGGGTGATGTATATTCCATTTTTGCAGCGCCTGAGCAAGATATCACGCGAAAATTCATTGCTTCTCAGTCATCCCTTTCTAAAATCGGAGCCATTGCATCTTCCGCTCACCGCCTGATCGACACCGGTGCCGGCAGCCGCTTGGTTAGATTGCAGTTTGAAAAAGATGTTGTCGGAGATGCGCTGATCTCTGAAGTGTCTCGAAAATACAATGTAAATCTCAGTATTGTACTTGCGAATGTTGACCTTATTCAGGGTGTACCGCTTGGAGGCATCGTTGCGGTTATACAGGGCGACACATCAAATGTCGATAACGCACTTACCTATTTTCGCAGTAAAAATGTCAAAATATTTGAATATGCAAAAACTGATATATCGGAGGAAGTGTGATCGTGGAATTTCTTGAGCAGTGGTGTCCCAATCTTTATGCCTATTGGTATCGTTTCTTAGATAATTGCCTCGCAACCTTCCAGATGTTTCTTATTTCCGGAAGTATTTCATTCGTATTCGGAATGTTTTTTGGTGTCTTGCTTGTCGCGTTTAAGAAGGATGGCATAAGAGAAAATAAAATCCTCTATACCGTTATCAGTATCATTATCAACGTATTCAGATCTATTCCATTTATTGTGTTGCTCGTATTTTTGATTCCCTTTACCCGAGCGGTTGTGGGTACGGCAATCGGCGTAAAAGGAGCTGTTATTCCGTTGATTTTCGGAACCGTACCGTTCTTTTCGCGTCAGGTTGAAAGCGCCCTTGAAAATGTGAATCCGGGAAAAGTTGAAGCTGCTCGCAGTATGGGAAGCGGTACGGCCGGTTTGATTTTTCGAGTGTATCTGCATGAGTCGGTTCCTGAGCTCATCCGTGCGGCAACAATTACGGCTATTTCGCTCGTAGGTTTGACCACAATGGCAGGAGCTGTCGGCGCAGGCGGACTGGGAGACTTTGCCATCAACTATGGTCAGGGCTTAAACCACGCCGACATTATCTACGCCTGTATCATCGTATTACTGCTTTTTATCTGTTTTTTACAGTTTACCGGTTCTTTTTTCGCCAAAAAGACGACAAATAGGGGATTGTTTAAAAAGACGTACTGATAATAGACCTGTTCGATAACTGCGTTTCCGAACAGGTTTACTCTGTGACAACAAGGAAGCAGGGAATAGCACGAACTGCACCCCTGAATGAAGAAGGTTATTAAAGGCTCTTTGGCTTTTAGAATAGTGGGTATCTTCTCAAAATTTAGAATATGGATTTTTAGAGGCTCCCTATCACTTTTATAGGAGGATTTTTATGAAAAATGCGAAAAGACTCATAGGTATACTTTTTGCCGGTATCATGCTTGCGGGCGGACTTTTTGCCCAAAAGGCGGGCGTAACAACCGTCAAGGTTGGTGTGTGCGGATCTTCAAATGATCAGTGGAAGGCGGTTCAGTACCTGCTCGATCAGCAAAAGACCAATATCAAGATTCAGCTGGTAGAATTCAGCGCTTATAATCTGCCGAATGAGGCGCTCAATTCAGGCGATATTCATCTTAATGCGTTTCAGCATAAGGCCTATCTTAACAATGAGATTGCAAAAAACGGTTATAAGATCATTGCAATCGGTGATACGCTTATTGCGCCGCTGACCCTGTATTCTAAGAAGTATAAAAGCCTCGATGAGGTAAAAAAGGCTGCGGGTACTAATGGAACCAAAAACGTTAAACGCAAGGCTTTGCAATTTGCTATTCCGAAC
Encoded proteins:
- a CDS encoding NTP transferase domain-containing protein is translated as MKPTLLVLAGGMGSRYGGVKQIDAVGMHNETLLDYAVYDAMHNGFGKVVFVIRKDIETDFRARLFDRIARNCDAEYLFQSIDSLIDPKELPQTVNRKKPWGTIHAVLCAENSIKTPFAIINADDYYGRKAYKTMAEHLSVLDTHSPNHAMVGYILENTMSESGSVSRGVCNVENGMLVSMKEHTKISYGEENGKRVILSQLENGVIHLTGKETVSMNLFGFSLKAFEGFHAFFEEFIKKNIASEKAECLLPEGASMLVTKGLGTIKCYTTDERWFGMTYPEDREIVKKEIAQKITENYYPEFLWK
- the tpiA gene encoding triose-phosphate isomerase; its protein translation is MRRYFIAGNWKMHKTKGEAVDLAKGVVEAVKGGKHKYMIAPSFTALDAVSQVVKGTNILLGAQNMSTDEQGAHTGEVSVLQLKDLGVQVVILGHSERRHIYGETDTMINKKVRLALQHGLEVILCIGELLEEREAGHAESVCASQTEKGLEGVTAQELARVTIAYEPVWAIGTGKTATPEDADAIHAHIRSVIAKLYGKAAADAMVIQYGGSMKAENAKALLAKENIDGGLIGGAALKADTFAPIALCE
- a CDS encoding methionine ABC transporter ATP-binding protein; its protein translation is MVELKNLNKTYYLANHTVEAIKDVSLTVNDGEVFGVIGYSGAGKSSLVRCINLLEVPDSGTITVNGTAVTWEENGAFKRLSNHDMKQVRKKIGMIFQHFNLLDRSTVFDNIAYPLKYSGLSKERIRDRVHELLELVDLTDKIRAYPAQLSGGQKQRVAIARALANNPSLLLSDEATSALDPEATESILSLLKTLNKKLNLTIILITHEMAVIKSICHKVAVMEKGRVVEQGDVYSIFAAPEQDITRKFIASQSSLSKIGAIASSAHRLIDTGAGSRLVRLQFEKDVVGDALISEVSRKYNVNLSIVLANVDLIQGVPLGGIVAVIQGDTSNVDNALTYFRSKNVKIFEYAKTDISEEV
- a CDS encoding methionine ABC transporter permease, giving the protein MIVEFLEQWCPNLYAYWYRFLDNCLATFQMFLISGSISFVFGMFFGVLLVAFKKDGIRENKILYTVISIIINVFRSIPFIVLLVFLIPFTRAVVGTAIGVKGAVIPLIFGTVPFFSRQVESALENVNPGKVEAARSMGSGTAGLIFRVYLHESVPELIRAATITAISLVGLTTMAGAVGAGGLGDFAINYGQGLNHADIIYACIIVLLLFICFLQFTGSFFAKKTTNRGLFKKTY